Within Butyrivibrio fibrisolvens, the genomic segment TCGCAATACTTTATGTTTTGCACCTGACTTATAATCATGAATATCCAGCATAATTATCTAGAATGATTATCCAACGTAATATCTATCGTGATTACAAGTCTGACTGCATATTACTGCTTTTTTTACTCTTGCCAGTAGTACTCCGTAGCCGTAGTATTAAAAGCTTATGTTGCCAATATACCACGTATATACAAAATAATCACGTACCTGTATGCGACTTTATTTATGGCATAATACGACATATTTTAAGATGTGCCCCCGTCACTGCAAATCCCTTGATGATACTGCACCGTCCAAGCGAGAAGTTTGAATTAATTAACTATATAAAGGCTTACTCAAGCCTCTCTGAACATAGCTCTTACTGTGAAGCACATGGTGATAAAGCAAGCAAGTCCTCCCACCACATTGCTGATAGGCTCTGCTGCAAAAACTCCGTTTGTTCCCATTTTAAACAGATAAGGAAGCATGTAGGTAAGTGGCACTACTATGACAACTTTTCTAAAAAGTGAGAAGAATATAGCCTTGCCTTTAAGTCCCAGTGACTTAAAGGTTACCTGACCTGTATGCTGGAATGTCATAAAAATAAATGTCGAGAAATACAGATTAAAGGCAGGGATTGCATCAGAAAGGATAGTCTTATCATCACTGAATATACCGATTATATAGGCCGGGAAGAATCTGATGATCAGCCATATGGATACAGAATAGATCATATCAAGGATGAACATTATCACGATCGCATGCTTTATCCTGCCTGGCCTTTTGGCACCGTAGTTATAACTTATGATAGGTGATGCACCTTCTGTAATAGCAAGGATAGGTGTCTCCATCATCTGCCTTGCACTATTGACTATTGTCATAATAGATACGTAGATGTCTCCGCCTACAGCTGACAGCACGTTGTTACAGGATATCTGGACTACAGCGTTGGTAAACTGCATTATAAAAGCTGCTGTACCAAGTCCTATGATGTTTCTGGCTCTTTTGCCGCACTTTTTGATCTCATCTATGGTCAGGAAGTGAAGTCTGTACTTACTGTCTTTTCTTAACAGGAACTTCATAACATAAGCTGCGGACAATGCCTGTGAGATGATAGTCGCAAGCGCAGCGCCTCTTATTCCCATGCCCAAAAAGAATATGAACACCGGATCAAGGATGATATTGGTAACAGCTCCGACAACGACTGTCGTCATGCCTATCACAGAGAAGCCCTGGGCTGTGATGAAGGGGTTCATCCCTGTTGCCACCATTGAGAAGATGGTTCCAAGAAGATATATACGAAGGTATGGAAGTGCATATGCCATGTTCGACTCTGACGTTCCGAAGACGCTTAATATCGGCTGCCCGAACAGCTCTCCGACTGCGATAAGCACAGCTCCTGTCACCACCAAAAGAAAGAATGACGTATTCTGAAGAGCAGCTGCTTCCTTATCATCTTTTTTGCCCCTTGCTATAGAAAAAAGTGGTGCGCCGCCGCTTCCATACATGTTGGTAAAACCGGTGATCAGGATGACTATAGGAAAACAAAGTCCTACTGCTCCAAGAGCTTTCGTTCCTATAATCGGTATTCTTGCAATATATATCCTGTCTACTATGTTGTAGAGCAGGTTCAAGATCTGCGCAACCATCATAGGCAGCGCTGTCGCAAGTATGTTATTTAAAGTTCTTCCTTTTTCAAAATCAATCTGTTTCATAACTACTTCCTGTTAAAGAATTTTTTCAAATTTCTCACTTGCTAAACATACGCTACCCTCTGAGACAGAGCCGATACGACCCGTTTATAATACATTTTCGTATCAGCTCTGCCGTAGCGCGTGTTTGGCAAGTACAAAGTTTGAGTATGTTATTCAGTAATGTACTCTTTCATATTCTCAAATACTACTTCATATGCATCTGACCACATATGGATTCCGTCTATAGAATATTCTTCTTTGGTCTGACCATCATCTCCTGTAAGACCCTTATTAACATCTATATAGCTGTATCCAAATTCCTGTGCAAGCTCACTTACTGCTTTGTTACTCTCATCAAGTCTTTCAAGTCGCAGCTTTGCAGCCTTGTCAGCATCAGGCCAGGGCTGCCTTGCAGCGACCTGTACATTTACAGGATAGTAGGCCATCATATAGACCTTAGCTTGGGGCAGTCTGTCTTTTATCTGAGTCAGCACCTTGCGATAATCTGATATAAGCTGCTCTTTAGTCTCTTCTGGCCTGCTGATATCATTGGTCCCTATGTTGATGAAGATCTTGGATGGTTCTAATTCAAATATCTGCTCTTCCATAGATTCTAGCATCTCAGGAATTGTATATCCGCCTATTCCGCGGTTATAGATAACTGTGTTCATGCCATGATTTTGCAGGATCTCATTTATAGGAAACTGCTCCATAAGAGATGATCCTGTAAACAGGATCTGCCCCTTCTTAACGAACCTGTTAAGATGCCGATACCTAACAACCTTATTCCTCTTCTCATTTTGAAAAAAATCACTTATAACTTCTTCTGCTTTCATTGTACACCCTCCCGGTTTTCCAAACTTTCCACTTGTTAAGCTGACGCCCCGCCGGATTTGATGGCACTGGCAGTTTATAAGTGTTATTCGCATCTTGATAGTTTTAGTAATTCAAGGCATGATATCTGAATCTTTATATTCCAGGGTCCAAACTCGCTTCGCTCAGACAGGTGGACCCTATGCGGAATATAAAGATTCATCTATCAAGCTCTTGAATTAACTAAAACTCTCAAAGCTGCTAATAACACTTGTAAACTGCCAGTGCCATCAAATCCGGCTGAGTGAAAGATATAGAAAAGTGGAAAGTTTATATATGATATGTATTCTAGCATTCAGCTCTGCTTCAAAGCGCATACAAACCGTCTGCATATAATCTATTTTACATACCGTTGCCTTATTAGTGAAATTACTTATAATTATAAATATATAAGTTACACTAATATAGTCAATACCAACCATACAATAACTCAGACTTCCCACTTGGACGGCGGCGTATCAGCCGAAGGCATTTTTAGATGCAGAGATACGTGGAGCTCAGACGGGCAGTATATAATTCATTGCCACGCTTTTTAATCGTTTTATAAAATTCATGAGCGTGATAGATGGAGTATTTTATTCTGCCCGGGGTCCACATGTCTGAGCTAAGCGAGTTTGGACCCCAGAATAAAATGCTACAGATATCATGCCATGAATTTATAAAACGATTAACAGCGCGGCAATGAATTATATACTGCCCGTCTGAGCTCCACGTACCTCTGCATCAAAAAATGTCTTCGCTGATACGCCGCCGTCCAAGTGGGAAGTCGCCCAACACTACACCCTATGAGGAGTGGACTATGATTTCAAACTTGGATTATTATAAGGCGTTTTTTTATGTTGCGACTTATTCGTCTTTTTCTGATGCGGCGAAGGCTTTGTATATATCACAATCTGCAGTTAGTCAGACTATCAAGAAGCTGGAAGAAGAGCTTGGCACTACTTTGTTTGTAAGAAGCGGGTCACGGATTGTTCTAACGCCTTCAGGCGAGCTTCTTTTTGCCAGGGTCAAGACTGCTTTTAACGAATTTCAAAAAGCCGAGATTGAGATCCAAAACTTTGAATCTATAGTGCAAAATAATATCTCCGTAGGCATTACAGAGACAAGCCTTCGCTACGGCTTTTTTGACTGCCTTGAGAAGTTCAAGAACCGCCATCCTGACGTACATCTGTCCATATCAGGTAACACAACTCCTGAAATGGTCTCATTTTTAAGAGATGGCAAGATCGACTTTGCACTTATGATAATCTCTGATTCTCTGGCAGCTAGATTTCAGGATCTCAAGATGCGACGATGCTTCCGGATACAGGATATATTTATAGCTTCCAGTAAGATGGATATTGATTTTGATAGAGAATATGACCTCAAAGATCTGCTAAGCTACCCGACAATATCTGTATCACAGATCAGTAATTTCAGGGAAAACATTGATACTTTTTTCCAAGAGAACGGGCTACTGTTTCAGCCAACTTATATCCTTGAAAATATGACTCAGGTTCTTAATTTCACCAAAAGAAAATTTGGCATAGGTGTTTTGCCTTACGCCTATGCCAAAGATGATATCAAAAAAGGAACTATTAGAATCGTAAATACAAAGCCTATTCCCAAAAGGACGGTCTATCTGGTAAGTCTTAAGGATAAGGCCTTATCCGGATTGGGTCTTGAGCTGTACAATGATTTCAAGGATCTGCCTCGAATGGTATAAATATTAGATATATCCGATCTTTAAACTATAGCCCCACATAACCGCATGCTTCTATCATTGTCTGACCCTCATCAGAGAGCAGCCAGTTTACTAGCTTTATGACATTTTCATTGGTATTATCTTTTCTATATATCACATAGAAATTTGCAGATATAGGGTAAGATCCATTTCTGATGCTCTCAGCACTTGGATATATACCATTTATAGACAGCATCTTAACGTTATCATTGGCTACCATGCCTGACAGATAATACCTGAATGAATAGCCGATTGCCCCTCCAAATATCGAAAGAGGATCTCGGCTATGTATCATGTCACCTTCCATGAATGACTCCATCATGGTCTGGCTTCCTGATCCTTCGATCCTAAGAAGCGGATTGATAAGGCGGTCAGGTCCGCCGACTTCATCCCAGTTCCTAATGGTGCCTCTGTATATTTCTCTTATCTGGTCTATTGTAAGATTCTCAGTTGGGTTATCTTTACTTACAAAAAACACAAATGCTTCAAGACCTATTGGCACTATCTCAAGCTCTGCGCCCATATCACTGGCATTCTCAAGCTGCTCTCTTGATGGATAAGCTGTAAAGAAGAGATCAACAGAGCCTTCTAACATGGCATTATATCCCCTGATAGTGTTCTGGAACTGCATAGCACTGCCACTTGCGAAGTTCTCTCCATACTTGTTGTCATCAGAAAACTCGCCGCCTTCATAAGTCACGCATCCCTCAGGATAGATATTATCAATAACTGAAGCATATACAGGAACAAGCGCTGCTGCCCCGTCCAGAACGGGAAGATCATCATCTTCTTTTAAATAAAATGAAGATCCTGTTCTTGCAAGGTTCGACTCCTCTTCAAAGGGAAGAAAACTGCCCACATCTACCATTTTGTTCTTGGTAGCATCACTATAGTTATTACCAAGTCGCCTTGTGATCGTCATATACATAAACAGATTGATCAGAAGGAAAAACATGGCTGTGAGTATAATGATAACCTTCTTCAAAACCATATCTCCTTTGATATAAAATAAATGATCGATGAATTAGTATATGCATAATAGATATACACAGCGTGAGCTATCGTAAGAAGAAGTCCTGCTACAGATATTAATAACAAGATCTTTATAAATGTCTTATTACTCATATCACATGTTCCTCATTATAGCTATGGTAAGAAGCATAAGTAAGACGACCATCGATATCGCTGTAAGAAGTAAAGTGCTGCTAATAATAAGCCAGATCAAAAACCTTGCTTTTCTATCTCTTTTTTCTTCTTTGGCACTTCGCTCTTCTCTTATAAAACACAATAGTGATACTACAAAATTAACGATTATAGCAAATCCTATTAATTCAATTGCAAACATAGTTTCCCCCAATCTTTAAAGACAGTCTATAACAACCTTTTCTCCCATAATAAAATTCCTTTGTTATATATGTTCTGTCTATTTGCTTTCTTCTTATTAAAAAGTCTATTCTCTTTTAACTTTTTCGCTTCTCCCTGATCATATTATGGAAATGTTCGTCAGATAAGATTTCCGCTAAAGTGCTGGATCTCGTGCTGAATGATCTGCGCTGTGAAGTCCTTGTATACGCCGTGCTGCGGCTTAAAATCCTGATCCAGATAATCAACTTCGATTTCCTTATATCTAACACAGGGACGAACTCCATCCAAAGACAGGCAACTTTCAGATGTCTCATATTTGCCACTTCTTGACGTGATCACAGGATTGATCATCGGAAAGATAAAAGGGCCTGCAGCTACTACGATGATCTGTTTCTTTACACCTATCATGTTAGCAGCCATGCCAACGCATCTATCCATATTAGCTTTTAATGTATCTATAAGATCCGTAACAACCTGAGCATCTGCCTTAGTTGCAGGCTCAGATTTTTGTTGTAGAAATAATGGATCTTTTACTACTTGTTTAACCATTTCTCACCTCACGTGACGAATATCTTATATTTACATTGGCAGAGCTAGCGTACTGACTCGTTCATATTAAATCAAATTACTTGGCTATGAATTTATCTACATCGTCATAAAATCATATGCCTTGTACGCTTCTCGTACCTTATCAGCCAGTTCGAACCTGGCATCACCTGCATACATTGCAGCTCCTTCAAAACACTTTCTTGCCTCGTCTTCTTTACCAAGGCCTTTTTTGGCTAAGCCCAGATCATAGTATAGGCTCATCTTAGAGATTCTGTCTTTGCGACCTATAAGCCTTTGACTAAAAAGTGCTTCGGCCTTTTCATAATCTTCTTCTTTTAATGCAATAAGACCGGTAAGCCCTATAACTATATCACGTGAATTCTTATTTCCTTTGCCCTTATTTATATCTTTAACCAGATCATTTATCTTCTCAAGACACTTCTTTGCCTTGTCTATATCATTTTCGCCAATTGCTATCGCGCCTTCATAATACTCAAATGCTGCTAACCTGATTTTTTTTCTCTTATTCTTATCTCGCAATACTTCAAGCTTATCAAGTGCTTTGCTATACTCTGTAATATATATGCAGGAAGCTACATAATAATTTGACAGAAAGAAATGCTTTCCGGTCTTTCCTCGAAGGAATCTTCGATTATCTTCCAGCTGTTCATACATTTCGCAATATCTGTAAGGATCACAATCTTCTGAGAGAACCCTTGATATATTCAGAAAGAACTTTGTTGCCCTGTAAATATATAAAACCACAGCTTGAAAAATAATATAATAAACGCATATAAGCATAAAGTGAAAATTCTGATCATTTCCAAGTAGTATGATTCCCGGAATATAAAGAAACAATCCTACAAAACTAAGTAGTATCAGCACTATAAATTCAATTATAGCAAAAGCTAATGTAAGAAAATACTTTATCTTTAACCTGTTCCAATATTTTATAAAAAAGTTCGCTGTTTCATTTGCATTAAATTTCTTGGTATCAACCTTAAAATCAGATTCTGTAATGATCACACAGGCAAGAATGATACAATACATGCTGCTTAGAATACTACAGATAGGCAGAACATAAGGCGACATCTGTGCTCCGGTATTAATAAGAGCATGAGTCATCACGCATAGCCACAGGCTGCCGGACTTTATATATATAACTGATAATATAAAACAGTTAGTAAGAAGCCCTATCAGGAAAAATACTATATCTGAAGCAGAATAAAAATATATGCTTCCATCAATGCAAAAATATAAGATATGCCATAGGCTCCAGGCAATAAAGGTTATGATGGTAGAAGCTACATATGGAAACCTTTTTTCCATCTCAGGCTGGAAAGTATATCTCCATCCGATTTCTTCTATCCCGCCAAAAAGTATTG encodes:
- a CDS encoding MATE family efflux transporter gives rise to the protein MKQIDFEKGRTLNNILATALPMMVAQILNLLYNIVDRIYIARIPIIGTKALGAVGLCFPIVILITGFTNMYGSGGAPLFSIARGKKDDKEAAALQNTSFFLLVVTGAVLIAVGELFGQPILSVFGTSESNMAYALPYLRIYLLGTIFSMVATGMNPFITAQGFSVIGMTTVVVGAVTNIILDPVFIFFLGMGIRGAALATIISQALSAAYVMKFLLRKDSKYRLHFLTIDEIKKCGKRARNIIGLGTAAFIMQFTNAVVQISCNNVLSAVGGDIYVSIMTIVNSARQMMETPILAITEGASPIISYNYGAKRPGRIKHAIVIMFILDMIYSVSIWLIIRFFPAYIIGIFSDDKTILSDAIPAFNLYFSTFIFMTFQHTGQVTFKSLGLKGKAIFFSLFRKVVIVVPLTYMLPYLFKMGTNGVFAAEPISNVVGGLACFITMCFTVRAMFREA
- a CDS encoding GDSL-type esterase/lipase family protein, whose amino-acid sequence is MKAEEVISDFFQNEKRNKVVRYRHLNRFVKKGQILFTGSSLMEQFPINEILQNHGMNTVIYNRGIGGYTIPEMLESMEEQIFELEPSKIFINIGTNDISRPEETKEQLISDYRKVLTQIKDRLPQAKVYMMAYYPVNVQVAARQPWPDADKAAKLRLERLDESNKAVSELAQEFGYSYIDVNKGLTGDDGQTKEEYSIDGIHMWSDAYEVVFENMKEYITE
- a CDS encoding LysR family transcriptional regulator translates to MISNLDYYKAFFYVATYSSFSDAAKALYISQSAVSQTIKKLEEELGTTLFVRSGSRIVLTPSGELLFARVKTAFNEFQKAEIEIQNFESIVQNNISVGITETSLRYGFFDCLEKFKNRHPDVHLSISGNTTPEMVSFLRDGKIDFALMIISDSLAARFQDLKMRRCFRIQDIFIASSKMDIDFDREYDLKDLLSYPTISVSQISNFRENIDTFFQENGLLFQPTYILENMTQVLNFTKRKFGIGVLPYAYAKDDIKKGTIRIVNTKPIPKRTVYLVSLKDKALSGLGLELYNDFKDLPRMV
- a CDS encoding PstS family phosphate ABC transporter substrate-binding protein, which translates into the protein MKKVIIILTAMFFLLINLFMYMTITRRLGNNYSDATKNKMVDVGSFLPFEEESNLARTGSSFYLKEDDDLPVLDGAAALVPVYASVIDNIYPEGCVTYEGGEFSDDNKYGENFASGSAMQFQNTIRGYNAMLEGSVDLFFTAYPSREQLENASDMGAELEIVPIGLEAFVFFVSKDNPTENLTIDQIREIYRGTIRNWDEVGGPDRLINPLLRIEGSGSQTMMESFMEGDMIHSRDPLSIFGGAIGYSFRYYLSGMVANDNVKMLSINGIYPSAESIRNGSYPISANFYVIYRKDNTNENVIKLVNWLLSDEGQTMIEACGYVGL
- a CDS encoding peptide deformylase, with protein sequence MVKQVVKDPLFLQQKSEPATKADAQVVTDLIDTLKANMDRCVGMAANMIGVKKQIIVVAAGPFIFPMINPVITSRSGKYETSESCLSLDGVRPCVRYKEIEVDYLDQDFKPQHGVYKDFTAQIIQHEIQHFSGNLI
- a CDS encoding type II CAAX prenyl endopeptidase Rce1 family protein, coding for MNYDNKKIYTAFLIPSLVQALIVAIIAVILNAVDVLIGYTSPIGLLLIAVGGISTAFFGARFQYKYNNKTIKDIVTDFFKIKQPVKFYILIVLFLIIDFAAVITGEGFVIESPAMPLLIFLKAILFGGIEEIGWRYTFQPEMEKRFPYVASTIITFIAWSLWHILYFCIDGSIYFYSASDIVFFLIGLLTNCFILSVIYIKSGSLWLCVMTHALINTGAQMSPYVLPICSILSSMYCIILACVIITESDFKVDTKKFNANETANFFIKYWNRLKIKYFLTLAFAIIEFIVLILLSFVGLFLYIPGIILLGNDQNFHFMLICVYYIIFQAVVLYIYRATKFFLNISRVLSEDCDPYRYCEMYEQLEDNRRFLRGKTGKHFFLSNYYVASCIYITEYSKALDKLEVLRDKNKRKKIRLAAFEYYEGAIAIGENDIDKAKKCLEKINDLVKDINKGKGNKNSRDIVIGLTGLIALKEEDYEKAEALFSQRLIGRKDRISKMSLYYDLGLAKKGLGKEDEARKCFEGAAMYAGDARFELADKVREAYKAYDFMTM